A window of Perognathus longimembris pacificus isolate PPM17 chromosome 6, ASM2315922v1, whole genome shotgun sequence contains these coding sequences:
- the Mocs3 gene encoding adenylyltransferase and sulfurtransferase MOCS3, with the protein MAAHEDVAALQAEVAQREEQLSALKRRLAAALRAERAAESEGPAPVSPLPPKPALSRAEILRYSRQLVLPELGVRGQLRLAGASVLVVGCGGLGCPLAQYLAAAGVGRLGLVDYDVVEVSNLARQVLHGEALAGRAKAFSAAASLRRLNSAVECVPYVQALTPATALDLVRRYDVVADCSDNVPTRYLVNDACVLAGRPLVSASALRFEGQITVYHYDGGPCYRCVFPQPPPAETVTNCADGGVLGVVTGVLGCLQALEVLKIAAGLGPSYSGSLLLFDALGGRFRTIQLRRRRPDCAACGEQPTVTHLQDYEAFCGSSATDKCRSLQLLSPEERVSVTDYKRLLDSGAPHLLLDVRPQVEVDICRLPHALHIPLKHLERRDAESLKLLGEAIREGKRATQGGATLPLYVICKLGNDSQKAVRVLQSLATAQGLDPVTVQDVAGGLMTWAAKIDGTFPQY; encoded by the coding sequence ATGGCTGCTCACGAGGACGTCGCGGCCTTACAGGCCGAGGTGGCCCAGCGCGAGGAGCAGCTGAGCGCCCTGAAGCGGAGGCTGGCCGCGGCGCTGCGGGCCGAGCGAGCAGCGGAGTCGGAGGGCCCGGCCCCGGTGTCGCCGCTCCCGCCCAAGCCCGCCCTGTCGCGAGCCGAGATCCTGCGCTACAGCCGCCAGCTGGTGCTGCCCGAGCTGGGCGTGCGCGGGCAGCTGCGCCTGGCGGGGGCGTCCGTGCTGGTGGTGGGCTGCGGCGGGCTCGGCTGCCCGCTGGCGCAGTACCTGGCGGCCGCGGGCGTGGGCCGCCTCGGCCTGGTGGACTACGACGTGGTGGAGGTGAGCAACCTGGCCCGCCAGGTGCTGCACGGCGAGGCCCTGGCCGGCCGCGCCAAGGCCTTCTCGGCCGCCGCCTCCCTGCGGCGCCTCAACTCGGCGGTGGAGTGCGTGCCCTACGTGCAGGCCCTGACCCCGGCCACCGCGCTCGACCTCGTCCGCCGCTACGACGTGGTGGCCGACTGCTCCGACAACGTGCCCACCCGCTACCTGGTGAACGACGCCTGTGTGCTGGCCGGCCGGCCCCTCGTCTCCGCCAGCGCCCTGCGCTTCGAGGGCCAGATCACGGTTTACCACTACGACGGCGGGCCTTGCTACCGCTGCGTGTTCCCGCAGCCGCCCCCGGCGGAGACCGTGACCAACTGCGCGGACGGCGGGGTGCTCGGCGTCGTCACGGGAGTACTGGGTTGCCTGCAGGCCCTGGAAGTGCTCAAGATCGCGGCGGGTCTGGGTCCCTCGTACAGCGGCAGCCTGTTGCTCTTCGACGCCCTGGGAGGGCGCTTCCGCACGATTCAGCTGCGGAGGCGCCGGCCCGACTGCGCAGCCTGCGGGGAGCAGCCCACCGTGACCCACCTGCAGGACTACGAGGCCTTCTGCGGCTCCTCGGCCACCGATAAGTGCCGCTCCTTGCAGTTACTGAGCCCGGAGGAGCGGGTTTCCGTGACCGACTACAAGCGACTCCTGGATTCCGGGGCCCCCCACCTGTTGCTCGACGTCAGGCCGCAGGTGGAAGTGGACATCTGTCGTTTGCCTCACGCCCTACACATCCCTTTGAAACATTTGGAACGGAGGGATGCGGAGAGCCTGAAACTCTTAGGAGAAGCCATCCGGGAAGGGAAGCGGGCCACCCAGGGAGGGGCCACCCTCCCCCTCTATGTGATTTGCAAACTGGGAAATGATTCTCAGAAAGCTGTGAGGGTCCTGCAGTCCTTAGCCACAGCCCAAGGCTTAGACCCAGTGACAGTGCAGGACGTCGCGGGAGGCCTCATGACCTGGGCTGCCAAAATCGACGGCACATTCCCACAGTACTGA